The Ziziphus jujuba cultivar Dongzao chromosome 1, ASM3175591v1 genome segment AATTGGTGACATgtcatattttataaattaattggtGACACctcatattatataaattatggttAGAGtcatccattattttttatcattttctatttaattatttgcttttcCGTAAATTTGGATTGCTAGATCCAAATTTAATAAACTTCCCAATCGGTTTTTTcatctaattaatatatatgattttcttttttttttggcgaatCATCCATTATGTattagagattaaaaaaaaaaaaagcgagaCGTATAATTATAGGaataaatcaaagtttaaaggcTACTACTCCCCCATTGCATATAATTAGAAAATACTGCAACCTTGTTACATTTTATTACCAAAGTTTATAATTACTTaattgcatacatatatatatatatatatatatatgcatagagAAAATAAAGCAGCTAGCCAGCTAGGCAGGAAGATGATTTACAAGTGAGGGGAATGTTGATCCGTGACGGTCTTCGGGTGATCTGAATCAACCATTTGGGGCAATATTCCTTCACAGGCTCATAGAGCATTCGAATTGTGTGGAGCAGAATGACGATTCCAAACATACTATTCCAACCATAAAACAGGCCCTCGTAGATTATGTATACCCTAACCTTGACATCCGTAGGAAGCACCAAGTAAACTCCTTCCATAAAGGTAAGCGCCGTAAACGTCACAGCAATACAAATGGCTAAATTGAAAAACCACTTACAAAGCCTAAACTTGACAGGGAATCCAGAAATAAGCAAAAATATGACAGTGAGCGATGCAAGGAAAGCGGTGGTATCATAAGCTAGAAATTTGATGAACTCATAACTATGGAGATTCGGTAACACTGCGGTTCCTGCCTTGCAACTATCCTCTTTGCCGCATTGAAATCCATGGCCAAGCTCTGTGGTGTTTGTATTTTCTTGCCAGACACCACCAGGCGGGTTGAGTGCAGCTTGGAATGTCATTGTTGCGATCACTGTAGCCACTATCGTCAATGCTCCACTTCTATCTTTTATCCAATCCACATCGTATGTCTTCAAGTGGTTAATGAATTTGATCCACCAATACTTCCAACAACTAATACGTGCTGTTTCTGAATCTGATGCTTCAGGATTATCATGTTTTTGGGTTTGGAGACATCGTATGTCTTCAAGTCGTACATCCTGaataatattttgtatttgGACACATTTGAAGTCTTTTGGAAGGTGCTCTATCATTCCAAAGGCTGTAAAACCGCTCTTGTTCAAGATACTATTTGCTCCTCTTGTCATTTCAGGTATCGACACCAAGAATTTTATAGTCTGCCATTAACACACCATGCCATTAATTTTATTCAATCACCAAATCTCTAGGTAGCGAAGTGCCTGCCAAATCTCTTCTATGAAAATCAATAACTAAATGTAGGACCATcaataaattgtttattttttatttttatttttgtttttgttttctgctATTCAGTCGTGGGCCCATGGGCGGACAGCTACCCACATAGGGCGCGTGCCAAACTCaagtttatttctatttttaattttttttattttattaatttatttattggtttttatttattaatttaatttggaatGACAATTTAGATTATGATACGGCGATATAATTCGAAAATGATATAGAATAAATGGGTTtgcgtttattataaatggattcGGATCATAATTGTGCCAACACatttaacataattattaatcatGTCATTTTCGGATTGATCCGTTTAATTCGAAATTGATCCGTTATGACCTATTTATTAAATGTATCAGTTTCAATCCGACatgattatatacctattacaacatatttaaatttaattttaaattataattttacccataatatattatttaataaataaaaaatattataaattaaaaaactttataaaagtaattttttataaaagcacATGTATTGAGATTTATGTATTATGGATTAAgatttgcaaatataatttgagggtatattactatgaaatttaaatattgtatcttaaattcaattatttttatttatttttaattattatttttaaatcattttcaaataggGAGCTTGATTTTCAACttagtagaatatatatattaataaataagttaattttcaataaataggttaatttttaataaataagttaataggTGAATATTTAGGTTAATAGGTTAACAGGTCAATACTACCAGTTAAAGTAATCATATTAAACGAATCGTGTCGAGTTGACCTATTTATAAATAGATTGGGTTAGTGTTTTAAATAGctgacatgattaataaatgggtcaagTTAGGATTGAACATTTTTTACACTATTATTAAATGGGTCAATACAAATCCGATACATGGACACGAATTGCCACCCCTAAGTTTAACTCTTAAAACCCAATTGTGCGGCCTCTGCCCCACTGTCCAACATGTTACTGGGAAACGTGgttgataaatataatttgttaactatttttaaaaaattataaatttgaagaagaaaagacaTCTAACACATACGATTTGAGTTACTTTTAATTTAGAgcttatgttattatttttttttttttgccttgactttatagttaatttagatagttaataaaatctaattaatattaactgatatttaatataagtaaattacacataattatataaagaataataaaagataaaaactaaaaaataataaaagataaaaactaaaaaataaactatgttATGTAATGgcacctaatttttttttttttcgccttTCTGTTTTCTACTGtagtattttatcacctatatatatgtatatatatctaggtgtatatatgtatatatcttagttttatacttatttacaataataactattttaaaataatttaaatatataatgtttttagcaaaataatcactatatcaaatatataatttttgtcatttaattatttattaaaaaaagaattatgtaATTAATACTTAGTTGTCTACTATTTTTTGTTTCGATTACATAGAAATTGAGTCGCCAATTTAATTACACATTTCTtcaggttatatatatatatatatatatattatttaatttactgtgaaaatttaattttttttttctccaaagcgtaaaaatatttattttcttcttataaATTTGTACTGCATGAATAGCAAATCAAATTTGTCAAAAgcattgaaattatattttctctcaaaagttttaaagaaaaatgaaaagaatatttAACCCTGCTTAGTTTAGTgaagatttcaaaaaaaaaaaaaaaagaaagaaaaagaaaacaagaagaaaaaaagaaaaaaaaaaaaagaaggaacaaTCTAACACTATCATGTAACCATGCAtccttttccccaaaaaaataaaataatgtaaccaAGTCCCCGGAAAAATTTGTTGCGTCCTCTACTGCATTCAGCTAGTATATATTAAAGAGTTCACTGCTAACTCTAACTTAATTCCTAAACAGTAAATCAACATATGCATATGCATGTCCTCAATTGTCAAGTGATAAAAGTTGGCTTCAATTAATGTTATTTAATGCACATGTAGAGGTACCTCAATTTGCTTTAGCATCACAGCCAAGTGCAAAATGGTGTTGCCACATTTCTGGTCTTTGGAGTTGAGGAACTCATTATTCTCCTTAACTGATCCAACCAACATTTGCAGAGCCTCCAATTGGTTATACTGAACACACAAATGTAAAACTGTTTCTCCTTCATTAAGATTCTCCAGAATTGACTTGGGTTCGGATCGGATAAGAAGTTGAATGACCTGAAGACGTCCTCTAATGGCTGCATAATGAAGAGGGATTTTGCCATCTTCATCTCTAACAAAGCACATACCTTTATTTGCTTCTATTAATGCCTGCACCGTCGCAGTGGAGCCCTCGGCTGAAGCCAAGTGAAGAGGTGAACGTTTGTGGAAGTCCAACTCCTCGGCAAGTTTAGGCCCTTTGGGTTTGTAAGAAAGAAGTTGTTTGGTAAAATTAAGGTGGCCAAGCATAGCTGATATGTGAAGAGGAGTTTCGCCAAAAGGGTTAACTGATATCTTGCTTAGAGTGAAAGGGTCTACCTCTATCAGTGAATCCAATGTGGCCACACATCCTTCGCTTGACGCTTTGTAGAGTCTCATCATTCTATCATCTTCGTCACGTCTCAGTTCCATTGCTTTTGCCCACgcataaaaacttaaaagagtACTGCAGTGGGATAGTATAGTCCGTATTTATATCCAAAACTCCTAAAATATCTCCATCAAGAAAAACAGCACAAAAacaatttgttttataaatgtATTCGAGCAATGTGTGgggatatatccatatatatatatatatatattgtaaaagcaagtacaatatatatatatagtaaaagcaagtacaatttttgtgtttttagcccccaaaaaaaaaaaaagtacaatttttctcttaaaagaaatactattttttttcttttggtgaataAGTAATACTattgttttggtaaataaagTAAAAGTAATATTGAGTGCTATGCCAACAAAAaggttgaaatatatatataaaataaaggacgctccgagatttttgtcacatacaaacaattttcttttataattaatatctaCTATAGAGTACTTTATTCAACATATACGGTATACCAGGCTTAATTAGAATGCTAGCTTCATAGCTAAATACACGCAatcgttttttgtttttttttttgtgttttgttttgtttttttttttttttttttttatcttaatgaGAGCGCAATCCGGATTTTGTATAGTGTgcccaattttattttcttgataaagatatataaaataataatttgactAAAGAATACACATAtgctaaattattaaataaattggaTGCACTATTGCTGATgatatatgcaaatgaagatTTTTATGCTGTAGAGTCACGTTTGGTATGCGTTGTCCTCATAACTACAGAAACGTCATTGCTCAGATCACAATATACCGTCATCATCTTTGCATCTTGCCTTCGAAATTTTGATCCAACATGTTCTGCTTGGTATAAATCTCAAAAGTCGATATGAAAGATCGTTTTCCAATTTGTGGATATGAAATATCGTTATACAAATTTGTTATAATAGTcattcatatgcatatatgaTGGTGTagattgaaattaaattaaattacatgTTATTTAGAGATATGCATTGACACGAAGCAAATTTGTATcattatatatagagagatatattgtttctatattatatttttgatgttCAACTTTAACATTTGTCATCTAACATGGTTTCCAATGTAAAAATGAGATGTatatttgcaaaaaataaaaactgttcTTAATATATCAcgttaaatatatatcattcaaTAAATGATACAAGTCttactaattatttaattactatGTACTTgatgctttattattattattattttttttaataaagtgtGGAAAATGTTATACttttataatctttttaaaaaaattttatgatcttttttttaagaaattttttttataatctttaaaggacaaattttttataataaaaatatacaattacttcaataacaatatataacaaaaacgaaattatcagaaaataaatttattagcaACATTTTGAATAAAAAGTAAGAAACAAATGCAATAATAGAAAACATTTGCGTAAACAAGAAAGGTATGGTTTGTGCTTGTTGCTATTAATCTATAGTACATAATTAAATAGAGacaattagaaaattattttaacccctacaattttcatttcatcctccaaaaaaaaaaaaaaacaaacaaacaaactatataaataaataaagtgagAGGGGATAAAATGACAAAGAAAGAAGTCCTAATCCTAAATGCTAAACCGTAAACCGCCACAGAAATAATAATTCGAAGGCAATATGTAAGAGGTTTTATAATATAATCGACGGAGtgcaaaatataatatagttgAGACCGCTTTAAATAACTTGCTTTGGCCGGgtttgaaagaagaagaagatggggcGGACTGTAGTTTTGGAATCCAGATTTTCTGTTTGGTTTTTTCTCTCGTCTTTCATTTGTCTCCATCGTTGAGATGataccatatatattattttaatgcattagcaaataaatataaattaaagaaaattaagtGAAAAAGAATAGCTACAATAAGTGAGATTCTACAATAATTGAACATAAACTGAGACAAAATCTCCATCAGCAATTTCGTTCAAAGTGCGTTCTGACATCTGAAAATTGCCAAGTGACGTTAAACTATAGGCTGGACTATCCAATACTTGACTACTATTTAGTCTACCACTCCAGTCGTCGCACAAGCCAGCTGGTCCTCTCATTCATTAGAAAGTTAGGACTCGCAgactcaaaattaaaaatttaaaagctgATTTTTTTCaccccaaaataataattaaaaattaaaagcaggTGTATGGAACGACATGATGAAGAATTGGTCTAGAAATTGACGGCAAAGAAGCTGTCTAGCACCTTCTTCTGTCGTGTTTTCAATCAAATCTGGGAGAAACAAATCAACAATCGGACAAGGCAGATGGTCCCTAGAAAGGGTACATGTTATGGAAAAAGAATTTGAGATATTATAACTTTCTTACTAGAGAagataagataataataaacaaatatgttAGTCaagatatataatatgataataaattgatgtattaatttaatttcattacAACACGGGAATGGCAATTGTGTCCAATAACAGATAATTAGACTGAAACGACTGCCATTATTGGCATCAAATCAATATCAATTCATACAAACTAAGTCTTCGATTTGGGCTCCAAAGAAAGaatcttaatttaattaatttagttgtATCTCTTTTGCTTTTATCCAAaacttgatattatttattattttttattttttgtccagTGCAAAATGCTACATTTCAAGGCATATCATTTCCATTTTtagaattaaaacaaattaaaattctcAATTTTCTACAACTTCAAGGGCAAACAAATTATAATGATTGCtgttctttctttaaaaaaaaattaaataaataatgataaaagaggAAGAAGTGTTGTATACGCCTTTGGCATCCTCACAAATTTTATTACTGTATTTCGCAACATAGCTAGGCCGAACAATATGAACTAATCATTTAACATAAGGAACCAAATTAGGAGCtaagcatatatacatatatgtatatatatttataaatatatagatatacagaATTAAGACTGTTAATAGCTAAAGTTTTCACCTAAATAATTAACAAGTCCAATAACACTAATTAGCTGAAATACTCtagaaacttcttttttttttttttttttaaatcgaaCTCTAGGAACTACTTGGTCATCCAATTAGACTCTTGATCTTCTTTGAATTTGGTATAgggaataatatattttaagttagaaattaattattccagGAAATCCAATCCCAATGATTTAAAAATGCGATAACAGGAAGAGCTTAATCAATGTATACATCTTCAATAAGTAGCTATATATGGTTGAAATAGCTAGCATTTAACATTTCTTTGTCAAACTTTAGACACCTAAGATGCCACTCATTTGCTTCATATCCATTGGCCTTGTAAGTGAGGGTGGTCCTCCGGAGAAGGAGTGATTGCTATTCATACTGGAATCCACTGTCACCGTATATTTCAAGAACCTGAGACGGCCATGGCATCACTTCTTCACAAATCTATACCACAAAGCGAACAATGtagaagataaaaaaagatGATACCAAGCAAACCAAGCCATATCTCTATCACCTCTAATgtcatatacacatatatatgtatatatatatatacatacatacatacatacatatatatatatatatggtttaaggGTGTCAACAACCCCAAAGCTGTCAGGAAAGTAACTGCCATGACCGTCAAAGTGAGACACATCGTAATCCTCATAACCCACATACGAAACTTGTTCTTCAAAGGGAATCCGCTGATTAGGAGAAGGATGATGCTGAGAGATGCAATAAAAGATATGGTGTTTAAGATCAAGAAGAGACACTGATTGGCTATGCTATAGGATAACACTGCTGTTCGAGCAAGACATAATAGTTTGTTCTCTGTGCAACTGAAGCACCACCTGGTGGACTGATTGCAGTTTGGGATGTCATTTTAGTGATCACAGTAGCCATCACCATCATTGAGCCTTGTGATTCTTCCAGCCAACTATCTCCTTTGTAGTTCATAAGCACAATCCTTTTTCCCCACcactttttctctatttttgttGGTTATTAATGATCATGAACAATCTCAGTTGGTGGTATTGTGTAGAAATACCACTTATTCCAAAAACTTAAACTAATGTAAGGTGggctttcatttcatttatagttTTCTCTAACATTGCCCCTGAAATGTAGGTCCGTCTTTTTTGGACTTATGTATGAatctttacatttatttttttattttgggtggaATTGTTAAGTTTTGAACCCAGAACCACCTCAGAATTCTTCCTTTCCTTTGCCAACTTCACATCATCCATCTTCTCAGCTATATGCTTTTGACAATAAAAATCAAGTGACTTACTCTGGTTATCAAAAGGACTcgaattcttcttttcaacctACTAGTTCTCAGATTTGAGGAAACTTGGCTTATACTAATTCTACTTATCAAAATTCTGGAGGACTTAATGAAGTCTCACCTATTGTCACTATTTCTGAGAAATTTGCAGGGGCTTGCTATATTGCTAATCCAATGACACTTGTTGATTCTTTCTAGTACTTTGATAATGGAGCAACTGATCATGTTGTAGCTGATGGTGGATGTTTGCTTAATGAAACTTAATATCAAGGTCATAACAAGCTGATGGTTGGAAGTGGAGCACACTTTGACATAACTCATATTGGAATTACTTTTATTCCCACTGGGCACTCGCCTGTGAAGTTGTTAAACGTGCTAGTTGTGCCTTATATTGCCAAAAATTTACTTAGTATTTTGAAATTGACTCATGACAATAATATGTctattgaattttattcttcTCATTGCATGCTAAAGGATCATCAGGGGAAGTCCATCCTTAGAGGCATGAATGAAAGAGGACTTTCTAAGCTATAGTTTCTTCAAATCATAGACTACTGTTTCAGACTTCTATTTCACCAAATGTTGATAACATTGTTAGTTTTGCTTAAGTGTCATAAGCATACTTCTAGTGCTCCTATTGTTTCATCTTATATCACAAAACCAATATCATCCTATATTTCAGTTTCAACATGTAAGCCTTCTAGTTCAGatttttgtttgaataatgaAGTAAGTACTGGTACTTCAAATTCTTGTAATTCTGCTACTGTACCTACATTTTATACTAATAATAAAGATGACACAGTTGAAAATTTCTCTTATTTGTTACCTAATTCATTGTCTTTTGTTGCTACAAACTCGATTGATGTTAATATTCTACATAAAAGACTTGGTCATCCTTCCTCTCATGTTCTCTCTACAGTTCTTCATTTATGCAATCTAAAATCAAATTCTGTTGCTCCTCTTCATTTTTACGATGCTTGCCACCTTGGCAAACAACAGTTAGTTTCATTTCCCAAATCTTCTTCTTGAGCTTTAGCTCCTTTGGAGCTGATATACACTGACTTATGGGGACCTGCTCCTATAGTTTCCCTTGATGGTTTAAATACTATATTCAATTTCTtgatgacttttctcaatatgtTTGGATTTATCCCATAAAAACTTAAATCTGAAACTTTTCCTACATTCCTTAGGTTTCAAAAAATGGTTGAGTTGCTTTTTAATCGTAAGATCAAATCAATTCAGTCTGATTGGGGAGGGGAATTTTGAACCTTCTTACCTTACCTAAACTCTCAAGGCATATCGTTTCGTCGCCTTTGTCCTTATTTACATCCAGAAAATGGGAGAATTGAAAGAAAGCATAGCACATTGTTGAAGTAGGTTTAAGTTTGCTAGCTGCAGCTAGTATGCCTTTAAAACTATGGTAGGATgccttttgatgttcaatcgATCTTATTGATAAGCTTCCTACTCAAGCTTTGAATAATCaaattcctttttctcttttgcttaATGAAAAACCAGATTTTGATTTCATGAAAGTGTTTGGTTGCATTTGCTATCATTTCCTTCGACCTTATAATGAtcataaatttcaatatcatactaaaaaatgtgtttttctttgttatagTCCTGATCATAAAGGATATCGATGTCTTCATCATACTGGTAGGATTTATATCACAAAGACTGTTAAATTCAATGAATGTGAGTTTTCTTTTGCTTTAGATACcaattttatttccatttactCTACTACTTCTACTTCGTCTTCTAAAAATACAGATAATTTATCAACTCCACTTTTCATTCATCATTGCCCATCAGTTTCTAACCCTCATAGCTCAccacttattttaaatccagAACCAATTACAAcctctccttctcctcctattcACTCGATAGTTTTTTTATCAGATTCtccatcatcttcttcatccaCTTCACCTTCCTGTTTGATTCACAAACCACCTTCTTTACCAACATCTTCTACTCATCCTATGGTAACTAGATCTAAAACTGGTTTACCAACATCTTCTGTTCATCCTATGGGAACTAGATCTAAAACTGGTTCACTCAAACCTAAACATTTTCTTGCTGCCAAGTATCCTCGGCCTTCAATTTCTTTTGCCTTAGTACAAGAACCCTCTAATGTCAAACAAGCTTTAGCTTATCCTTCATGGAAACAAGCTATGACTCAAGAATATAATGCTTTTCTTCAAAATAATACTTGGACATTAGTACCCTATGATCCTAGCATGCATTTGGTTGGACACAAATGGGTCTTTTGAACTAAGTATAAAGCTGATGGCAATGTTGAAAGGTTAAAAGCCAGGTTAGTTGCAAAAGGCT includes the following:
- the LOC107435622 gene encoding ankyrin repeat-containing protein BDA1-like; the encoded protein is MELRRDEDDRMMRLYKASSEGCVATLDSLIEVDPFTLSKISVNPFGETPLHISAMLGHLNFTKQLLSYKPKGPKLAEELDFHKRSPLHLASAEGSTATVQALIEANKGMCFVRDEDGKIPLHYAAIRGRLQVIQLLIRSEPKSILENLNEGETVLHLCVQYNQLEALQMLVGSVKENNEFLNSKDQKCGNTILHLAVMLKQIETIKFLVSIPEMTRGANSILNKSGFTAFGMIEHLPKDFKCVQIQNIIQDVRLEDIRCLQTQKHDNPEASDSETARISCWKYWWIKFINHLKTYDVDWIKDRSGALTIVATVIATMTFQAALNPPGGVWQENTNTTELGHGFQCGKEDSCKAGTAVLPNLHSYEFIKFLAYDTTAFLASLTVIFLLISGFPVKFRLCKWFFNLAICIAVTFTALTFMEGVYLVLPTDVKVRVYIIYEGLFYGWNSMFGIVILLHTIRMLYEPVKEYCPKWLIQITRRPSRINIPLTCKSSSCLAG